The following coding sequences lie in one Moritella viscosa genomic window:
- a CDS encoding Fe-S oxidoreductase, producing the protein MSDPYHKLINKLRQSIDIKRIITDPTLTLAYGTDASFYRLIPKLILQLASLDEVILVIKTCYDMAIPVTFRAAGTSLSGQALSDSVLIMLTSDWREHKVLNNGEQIWLQPGIIGAEANKILAPYQRKIGPDPASINTCKIGGIAANNSSGMCCGTAQNSYQTLAGMTVVLADGTVLNTLDSYSVARFKISHKEMLNDLTNLAQACKDNTALADKIRHKYRLKNTTGYSLNSLTDYSDPIDVLQHLFIGSEGTLGFIADVTYNTVIDHSFKATGLYLFADIEQTCLAVSALANTSIAAVELMDNRALNSVADKPGMPGFITRLAAEHNTEAAALLVEIHAENETSLNQQIAEISTLINQFNPTEAVEFSTDTKIYNQLWAIRKELFPAVGAVREVGTTVIIEDVAFPIEQLAAAVRDLEILFKKYHYDETIIFGHALAGNLHFVFTQAFETEEEINRYSGFMDDVAQLVAVEYQGSLKAEHGTGRNMAPYVELEWGSEGYALMQEIKRIFDKTGILNPGVILNDNKDSHITDLKVMPAADEIIDKCIECGFCEPVCPSRELSLTPRQRNTVYREISRLQRSQEEPTRLAELEKSFKYLGIDTCAATGLCAERCPVDINTGDLIRKLRQEHSPIANIIARWSSDHFAGLTSATQAGLSVANGIHTVLGSKAMRVVTKATHKASGGTVPLWTPSMPKAAGKVTLLTNDGLTHKKVVYFPSCAARNMGTAKHAIDNRPLAEVTQAVLQKAGIEVVMPSKLSEKCCGMPYKSKGFVDTALSKSTQLEAALWEASEQGKLPVLMDTSPCASTSIELMTKDIAIYEPFRFVAEFVMQHVDIIPQPEPVMLHITCTSRKQGLAGVMEKVSRACAQQVIIPEDIQCCGFAGDKGFTTPELNASALSPLAHQVPSNCSEGYSNSRTCEIGLSEHSNIEYRSILYLVDKVSEKRVS; encoded by the coding sequence ATGTCTGACCCTTACCACAAACTCATTAATAAATTACGACAATCCATTGATATAAAACGAATTATTACCGACCCAACACTAACACTCGCTTACGGTACGGATGCCAGCTTTTATCGTTTAATCCCAAAATTAATCTTACAACTTGCCAGCTTAGACGAAGTGATATTAGTAATTAAGACTTGCTATGACATGGCAATTCCAGTGACATTCCGCGCGGCAGGCACTAGCTTATCTGGTCAAGCCTTATCAGATTCAGTACTTATCATGCTTACCTCTGATTGGCGTGAACATAAAGTATTAAACAACGGCGAACAGATCTGGTTACAACCCGGTATTATCGGGGCCGAAGCGAATAAGATCTTAGCCCCTTACCAACGTAAGATCGGTCCAGATCCAGCCTCTATCAACACCTGTAAAATTGGTGGTATTGCTGCAAACAATTCATCAGGTATGTGCTGTGGTACAGCGCAAAACAGTTATCAAACCTTAGCGGGTATGACCGTTGTACTTGCCGACGGTACGGTACTGAATACATTGGATAGCTATAGTGTAGCGCGATTTAAAATTAGTCATAAAGAGATGCTCAATGATCTCACTAATCTCGCGCAAGCGTGTAAAGACAACACCGCATTGGCAGACAAAATCCGCCACAAATATCGCCTTAAAAATACCACAGGTTATAGCCTTAACTCATTAACCGATTACAGCGATCCAATTGATGTATTACAGCATTTGTTTATTGGTTCGGAAGGCACGTTAGGCTTCATTGCTGATGTCACTTACAATACGGTGATCGACCATAGTTTTAAAGCCACTGGCCTTTATTTGTTTGCCGATATTGAACAGACCTGTTTAGCAGTGAGTGCACTTGCTAACACTAGTATTGCAGCTGTAGAGTTAATGGATAATCGTGCCTTAAATTCAGTTGCAGACAAACCTGGGATGCCAGGGTTTATTACCCGACTTGCCGCTGAACACAATACCGAAGCCGCGGCATTATTGGTTGAGATCCACGCTGAGAACGAAACATCTTTAAATCAACAAATCGCTGAAATCAGCACGTTGATTAATCAATTTAATCCTACTGAAGCGGTTGAGTTTAGTACCGATACCAAGATCTATAATCAATTATGGGCAATCCGTAAAGAGCTATTCCCCGCTGTGGGCGCGGTACGTGAAGTGGGTACAACAGTAATCATCGAAGATGTAGCCTTCCCTATTGAACAATTGGCCGCAGCAGTACGTGACTTAGAGATCCTATTTAAAAAATACCATTATGATGAAACAATCATCTTTGGTCATGCGTTAGCAGGTAACTTACACTTTGTATTTACCCAAGCATTCGAAACAGAAGAAGAAATTAACCGTTACAGTGGCTTTATGGACGATGTGGCGCAGTTAGTCGCGGTCGAGTATCAAGGTTCATTAAAAGCCGAGCACGGTACTGGCCGTAATATGGCACCGTATGTCGAGCTTGAATGGGGCAGCGAAGGTTATGCCTTGATGCAAGAGATCAAACGCATCTTTGATAAAACGGGAATTTTAAACCCAGGTGTGATCTTAAATGATAATAAAGACAGCCATATTACCGATTTAAAAGTAATGCCCGCAGCAGACGAAATTATTGATAAATGCATTGAGTGTGGTTTCTGTGAACCCGTTTGCCCGTCACGAGAATTATCATTAACGCCCCGACAACGTAATACCGTATACCGTGAGATCAGCCGTTTACAACGCAGCCAAGAAGAGCCTACACGTCTTGCTGAGTTAGAAAAGTCATTTAAATATTTAGGTATTGATACCTGCGCCGCGACAGGTTTATGTGCAGAACGTTGTCCAGTGGATATTAATACCGGAGATCTTATTCGCAAGTTACGCCAAGAACATTCCCCGATCGCCAATATCATTGCACGTTGGAGTAGCGATCACTTTGCTGGACTAACGAGTGCAACACAGGCTGGATTAAGTGTGGCTAACGGTATTCATACTGTTTTAGGATCCAAGGCTATGCGTGTTGTCACTAAAGCAACGCATAAAGCCAGTGGTGGAACAGTACCGTTATGGACGCCGAGTATGCCGAAAGCCGCAGGTAAAGTGACGTTATTAACCAATGATGGGCTGACGCATAAAAAAGTCGTCTACTTCCCAAGTTGTGCAGCACGCAATATGGGCACAGCGAAGCATGCCATAGATAACCGCCCACTTGCTGAAGTGACGCAAGCTGTATTACAAAAAGCCGGTATCGAAGTGGTGATGCCAAGCAAGTTATCAGAAAAATGCTGTGGAATGCCGTATAAGAGTAAAGGTTTTGTGGATACAGCCTTGAGTAAATCAACGCAGTTAGAAGCCGCATTATGGGAAGCATCAGAGCAAGGTAAATTACCGGTATTAATGGATACTAGCCCGTGTGCGAGTACCAGTATTGAACTGATGACCAAAGACATTGCCATCTATGAACCCTTCCGCTTTGTGGCGGAGTTCGTGATGCAGCATGTTGATATTATCCCGCAACCAGAGCCTGTGATGTTACATATTACCTGTACCTCACGTAAGCAAGGTTTAGCGGGTGTGATGGAAAAAGTCAGTCGTGCTTGTGCGCAACAAGTGATTATTCCTGAAGACATTCAATGCTGTGGTTTTGCTGGTGATAAAGGCTTTACCACACCAGAATTAAACGCATCGGCCTTGTCACCATTAGCACATCAAGTACCGAGTAATTGCAGTGAGGGTTATTCGAATAGCCGAACCTGTGAGATTGGTTTATCCGAGCACAGTAATATTGAATACCGTTCGATATTATATCTTGTAGATAAAGTGAGTGAAAAGCGTGTTAGTTAG
- a CDS encoding HTH-type transcriptional regulator, LysR family yields MRSTDDFLIFYHLIEQGSFSKAADIVGLTKSVVSKHITRLEKEMGVQLIFRTTRKLTLTEAGKVFFEHARTIYQSVQGAVDAMNGLGDSLSGSIRLTVPTVSGEIILAEAIADFSASYPDIHVHMDLDNSFVDLIDNNFDLAIRTGALQDSSYIARRLVQAQWVICASPIYLAKNGTPKRPQDLDKHNCLAYSQQERGANEWLFKGREEDYSVKISGNFSTNNSAALRKAALFNLGLIYVPKVLVADDLQAGTLIEVLPKQVAKSLGIYAIYPYTKLQPLKVKLFIEHIYQFYQRQADNFS; encoded by the coding sequence ATGCGAAGTACCGATGATTTTTTAATTTTTTATCACCTAATCGAACAAGGTTCTTTTAGCAAAGCGGCTGATATTGTTGGTTTAACTAAGTCTGTGGTGAGTAAACACATTACCCGTTTAGAAAAAGAGATGGGGGTGCAACTGATCTTTCGTACCACGCGTAAATTAACACTAACGGAAGCCGGTAAAGTATTTTTTGAACATGCCAGAACCATTTACCAATCGGTGCAAGGTGCGGTTGATGCGATGAATGGGCTCGGGGATAGTTTATCCGGCTCTATTCGGTTAACTGTACCTACAGTGTCTGGTGAAATTATTTTAGCCGAAGCAATTGCCGATTTTAGTGCCAGTTATCCTGATATTCATGTACATATGGACTTAGATAATAGCTTTGTTGATTTAATTGATAACAACTTTGATTTAGCTATCCGTACTGGTGCGTTACAAGATTCTAGCTACATTGCTCGCCGCCTCGTGCAAGCACAATGGGTGATCTGCGCATCACCAATCTATTTAGCTAAAAACGGTACACCGAAGCGCCCGCAAGATTTAGATAAGCATAATTGTTTAGCTTACAGTCAACAGGAACGCGGCGCGAATGAGTGGTTATTTAAAGGGCGTGAAGAAGACTACAGCGTCAAAATATCAGGTAATTTCAGTACCAATAACTCAGCCGCATTACGTAAAGCTGCGTTATTTAATTTAGGCTTGATCTACGTACCAAAAGTGCTGGTGGCCGATGATTTACAAGCTGGTACCTTGATTGAAGTATTGCCAAAGCAAGTAGCTAAATCGCTAGGTATTTATGCGATTTATCCGTATACCAAACTTCAGCCGTTAAAAGTAAAGCTGTTTATTGAACATATTTATCAGTTTTATCAACGCCAAGCAGATAACTTTAGTTAA
- a CDS encoding acetyltransferase, GNAT family, whose translation MEIAEYSPQYLPALRALYMVSRTSTFTWLDSCGYQLTDFDADTIDEAIYLAITGDKVLGFISVDEPDNFIHHLFVADDAQGMGVASKLLTMLTELNGRPQTLKCMVENENAKQFYLAKGFVEVGKGTGIVGDYLVLRNE comes from the coding sequence ATGGAAATAGCAGAATACTCACCGCAATATTTACCGGCGTTACGTGCGCTTTACATGGTATCAAGGACCTCTACTTTTACTTGGTTGGATAGCTGTGGTTATCAGTTAACAGACTTTGATGCGGATACTATCGATGAAGCTATTTATTTAGCCATTACTGGCGATAAGGTTTTGGGATTTATTAGTGTGGATGAACCGGACAACTTTATCCATCATTTGTTTGTTGCCGATGATGCGCAGGGCATGGGGGTTGCTTCTAAATTACTCACCATGCTGACAGAGTTGAATGGTCGACCGCAGACGTTGAAATGTATGGTTGAGAATGAAAATGCTAAGCAGTTTTATCTTGCTAAAGGGTTTGTTGAAGTCGGTAAAGGTACAGGGATTGTGGGGGATTATCTGGTGTTACGAAATGAATAA
- a CDS encoding HTH-type transcriptional regulator, LysR family → MKEFLQHRAYQIVFFNALATSGSLTKAAEMLKVSVSHVSKQLHSLEEDLGVQLINRSTRTRTLTEEGKRYAEYSAQIVSLIQEADTLVTDTRDEISGHIRLALSRSFATLHIIPALDKLQKKYPQLTLDVSLFDHKVDMLAEDIDLWVTTYEDISEGYVAQRIADTRFLLLAAPEYLKAYGTPQHPDELTQYNCVTYHSKSRSCNHWSFAREDEEFSISVSGNYRVNLAEAVRDALIAGKGVGYLASYLLTDELETGKLVQLLPDWRANQKMPAYAVYPRNKHLPARVRTAIHFLKDTIGHPPYWDKALAKWAKF, encoded by the coding sequence ATGAAAGAGTTTTTACAGCACAGAGCTTATCAGATCGTATTTTTTAATGCCTTGGCTACTAGCGGTAGCCTAACTAAAGCGGCAGAGATGCTTAAAGTGTCGGTCTCCCATGTGAGTAAGCAGCTTCATAGTTTAGAAGAAGATCTGGGTGTGCAGCTGATTAATCGCAGTACCCGAACTCGAACCCTGACTGAAGAGGGTAAGCGTTATGCGGAATACAGTGCCCAAATAGTCTCCCTTATTCAGGAGGCTGATACTTTGGTGACAGATACCCGAGATGAAATTTCAGGTCATATTCGCCTCGCACTGTCGCGCTCTTTTGCTACTCTGCATATTATTCCGGCTTTAGATAAGCTGCAAAAAAAATATCCTCAACTCACTCTAGATGTCAGCTTGTTCGATCACAAGGTTGATATGTTGGCGGAGGACATTGATCTCTGGGTTACCACTTATGAAGACATTAGCGAAGGTTATGTGGCTCAGCGTATCGCAGATACCCGCTTCTTGTTACTTGCAGCCCCCGAATATTTGAAGGCTTATGGTACTCCGCAACATCCGGATGAGCTGACCCAGTACAATTGTGTGACTTACCACAGCAAGAGTCGTAGTTGTAATCATTGGTCTTTCGCCAGAGAAGACGAAGAATTTAGTATCAGTGTCTCGGGTAACTATCGTGTCAACCTTGCCGAAGCGGTTAGAGATGCACTTATTGCTGGTAAAGGCGTCGGCTATCTTGCCAGTTATCTGCTCACCGATGAACTGGAAACTGGCAAACTGGTGCAGCTGTTACCAGACTGGCGCGCTAATCAAAAGATGCCAGCCTATGCCGTCTATCCGCGTAATAAGCATTTGCCAGCCAGAGTGAGAACGGCCATTCATTTCTTGAAAGATACCATAGGCCATCCGCCATACTGGGATAAAGCATTAGCTAAATGGGCCAAATTTTGA
- a CDS encoding outer membrane protein — MTKINKALSLTLAAIVSMPTLAESVNTDDFSFGGRVEARGVLADSDFDDKSRVRFNGQGKHQVNDDITAVAKFEFELTQEDNSADTEVKNNTRYLYVGVETAYGTVTYGTQDNAVTYLTDFTDMAEVFSGSTNEYITASGDRAEDTILYSVTKGDFKFNASANLKATENGGGVMVAYQLLDNVEVSTGYAATEALETETDSSDVYMIGARYTQGDFLLSGLVQTGNLADADFNAFDAYAAYAFGQNNVNISYNYYSADETKSKDINYVAFEYAHYVDNMAVYASYKVALSTDTSAGHGNNDNADEFQVGARYSF, encoded by the coding sequence ATGACAAAAATAAATAAAGCATTATCTCTCACATTAGCAGCTATTGTATCTATGCCAACTCTTGCAGAGAGCGTAAATACTGACGATTTTTCTTTTGGTGGACGTGTTGAAGCTAGAGGCGTCCTTGCTGACAGTGATTTTGATGATAAATCTCGTGTACGTTTTAACGGTCAAGGTAAACATCAAGTTAATGATGATATCACTGCTGTTGCAAAATTCGAATTTGAATTAACACAAGAAGACAATAGCGCAGATACCGAAGTTAAAAATAATACTCGTTATTTATATGTTGGTGTTGAAACTGCTTACGGTACAGTGACATACGGTACACAAGATAATGCTGTTACATACCTTACTGATTTTACCGATATGGCAGAAGTATTTAGTGGCTCTACAAACGAATACATCACAGCCAGTGGTGACAGAGCAGAAGATACTATTCTTTATAGTGTGACCAAAGGTGACTTTAAATTCAATGCATCGGCTAACCTTAAAGCTACGGAAAATGGCGGCGGTGTGATGGTTGCTTATCAACTACTTGACAATGTTGAAGTAAGTACTGGTTATGCGGCTACAGAAGCACTTGAGACAGAAACTGACTCATCAGATGTTTACATGATTGGTGCTCGTTATACTCAAGGTGATTTTTTACTGTCTGGGCTAGTACAAACAGGTAACTTGGCTGATGCTGATTTCAATGCTTTTGATGCATATGCAGCTTATGCATTTGGTCAAAACAATGTAAATATTTCATATAACTACTACAGTGCTGATGAGACAAAGAGTAAAGATATTAACTATGTTGCTTTTGAATATGCTCATTATGTTGACAACATGGCAGTATACGCGAGCTATAAAGTTGCACTAAGCACGGATACTTCAGCTGGACATGGTAATAATGATAATGCTGATGAATTTCAAGTCGGCGCTCGTTATTCTTTCTAA
- a CDS encoding NUDIX hydrolase, which yields MMLKYSEMLLDRASNQRKSPEWLASQKNNNSRWVLTHSDQNYFNQVDNAPLFLTLEIVQHLDLEAAVFLGLDEKNGNTPYFALDLSHVDEALVAVFLVEGEFGDLRKVAVILDNQSASLMALARGLCFWHRSHCFCGRCGSVNKSEPAGHARLCTNLDCQHQTFPRTDPAVIMIVRKLFADGIERCLLGRQVEWPEGVYSTLAGFVDPGETLETAVVREVQEESGITVTNVQYVASQPWPFPSSIMLGFIADASSDDIQVDKQEIDDARWFSRAELQSFGDWGDDAPGFKVPRVDSISRYLIDHWVSLGDKLL from the coding sequence ATGATGCTTAAATACAGTGAGATGTTACTTGATCGTGCATCTAATCAACGTAAAAGCCCCGAGTGGTTAGCGAGTCAAAAGAATAATAACAGCCGCTGGGTATTAACCCATTCAGACCAAAACTATTTTAACCAAGTAGATAACGCGCCCTTGTTTTTAACGCTTGAGATTGTCCAACACCTTGATTTAGAAGCCGCTGTGTTTTTAGGACTTGATGAAAAAAATGGTAATACGCCTTATTTTGCGTTGGACTTAAGCCATGTTGATGAGGCATTAGTTGCTGTATTTTTGGTCGAAGGTGAATTTGGCGACCTGCGTAAAGTTGCGGTGATACTGGATAACCAATCGGCCTCATTAATGGCTCTGGCGCGTGGTTTATGTTTTTGGCATCGCTCGCATTGTTTTTGTGGCCGCTGTGGCAGTGTGAATAAGTCTGAACCTGCCGGACATGCGCGATTATGTACGAATCTAGATTGTCAGCATCAAACATTTCCACGTACCGACCCTGCCGTTATCATGATTGTGCGAAAGCTCTTTGCAGATGGTATTGAGCGGTGTTTGCTAGGTCGTCAAGTCGAATGGCCAGAAGGTGTGTACTCGACCTTGGCGGGATTTGTTGATCCCGGTGAAACATTAGAAACTGCTGTTGTCCGAGAAGTACAAGAAGAGTCGGGTATTACCGTGACGAATGTACAATATGTAGCTTCGCAACCTTGGCCATTTCCATCTTCTATCATGCTTGGCTTTATTGCTGATGCCAGTAGTGATGATATTCAGGTTGATAAACAGGAAATTGATGATGCCCGCTGGTTTTCTCGTGCTGAATTACAATCGTTTGGTGATTGGGGCGATGATGCTCCTGGTTTTAAAGTACCAAGAGTTGATTCAATTTCGCGTTATTTAATTGATCACTGGGTTAGTTTAGGGGATAAACTTTTGTAG
- the deoC gene encoding deoxyribose-phosphate aldolase → MSNLKAAALKALSLIDLTTLNDSDTDKIVIALCHDAKTVVGNTAAICIYPRFIPIAKKTLREQGTPEIKIATVTNFPHGNDDIAIAVAETKAAVAYGADEVDVVFPYRALIAGNEQLGFELVKECKEACGQILLKVIIETGELKEAHLIKRASEICIEAGADFIKTSTGKVPVNATPEAAEIMLNVIKDMGVAQRVGFKPAGGVRTAEDAKLFLGMAADILGEEWIDTDHYRFGASSLLTSLLNTLEVSKKAVESAAY, encoded by the coding sequence ATGAGTAATTTAAAAGCCGCAGCCTTGAAAGCACTTAGCCTAATTGACCTAACCACACTGAATGATAGTGATACCGATAAGATAGTGATCGCATTGTGCCACGATGCTAAAACAGTCGTTGGTAATACTGCTGCAATCTGTATTTATCCAAGGTTTATTCCAATTGCTAAGAAAACATTAAGAGAGCAAGGCACTCCTGAAATAAAAATTGCGACAGTAACAAACTTTCCACACGGAAATGATGACATCGCAATCGCTGTTGCTGAAACAAAGGCTGCTGTTGCTTATGGTGCTGATGAAGTGGATGTTGTTTTCCCTTACCGAGCGTTGATCGCGGGTAATGAACAGTTAGGTTTTGAACTGGTTAAAGAATGTAAAGAAGCTTGTGGTCAAATATTACTTAAAGTCATAATTGAGACTGGCGAATTAAAAGAAGCACATTTAATTAAACGTGCTAGCGAAATTTGCATCGAAGCCGGTGCTGATTTTATTAAAACGTCGACAGGTAAAGTACCAGTTAATGCGACGCCTGAAGCCGCAGAAATTATGCTTAACGTAATCAAAGATATGGGAGTTGCTCAGCGTGTCGGTTTCAAACCCGCAGGCGGAGTGCGTACTGCTGAAGATGCTAAATTATTTTTGGGTATGGCTGCAGACATCCTAGGTGAAGAATGGATTGATACCGATCATTATCGTTTTGGTGCTTCAAGCTTGCTAACTAGCTTACTCAATACGTTAGAAGTAAGCAAAAAGGCTGTCGAGTCAGCTGCGTACTAA